The Sciurus carolinensis chromosome 5, mSciCar1.2, whole genome shotgun sequence genome segment GTCACATACCCAGGGGTTGTTGTCcagtgccagtaccatgctggaGAGAATCTTAGCCCCACAACCAGGCTGCTGGCGACTCTGGTAAGCTGGCCAGTTCAAGAAGACACTTTTGGATACAACTGTAAGCCTATTGGAGGATAGGTCAAGGTAGGTCAGGTTTGCTAGGAACTGAAGAGCCAGCTCAGGGAGTATATCAATCCTGTTGTGTTTGAGATCCAAGACCCTCAGGAAAGGGGTGGCATGGAACGCTGTCCACGGTACTGAACGGAGTTTGTTCCCCTGCAGTCTCAGCTCTCTCAGTTCTGGCAGATGCTCCAGAGCTCCTAAGTGGATCACAGTGATATTGTTAAAATTGAGCCAAAGGTATTCCAAGGTGCTCATGTTGACGAAAGGCCCTTGGGGAAGTTCAAATATGGGCGAGTTTTCAATTCTTACTTGCTTGAGCTCTTCAGGAAGATTCCCTGGAATCTTTCCCAAAGAGAAAGACATGCACTGCAGAgtcctgtacaaaaaaaaaaaacagaaaagctttAAGATGAACATCACGAAAGCTGGATGTGATATTGGGTAGGTCCTGACATTATACATatgaattatatgaaaatatattattcactTGAAATAAAAGAGATCTACATTGGTAAAAGTGCTCAGATCACAAAATCCAACATCAACTAAGATGAATCTCATGGGAATTTTGCTGACTTCCTGCCAATTCTAGGCCTGTGTACACTCCATATCATCCCCAACAAAATTCTATCCCCTAACACCCTCTGGCATCCTGCCAGCACAGCGCACCTGCCAAAACCCTCATCTGAGCAACTGCATCCTTGTAGACAGAAAGGTTGAGCTACATGTTTATCCTGAAAGACTAGAACTAGCAGAAAGTAGTGAAAAACCAAAGCCATATTTCTCTGTAAGAAACTTCTACATGCTTTGAATAAGCGTAGTCCCAGTTTCCGAGTGGCAAATCCTATTACTAGTAATCCATGGTGATGTAGGTCAGCACAGCAGCAGCAAAGCTCCTGGATGCTCTGAAATCTGTTATGGCCCAGATCACAGGCTCAGGAAGAGCCCATGCAGAGGGAGCTATGCCTCTTGAGTAAGGCATGAAAATTCACCATTTTTATGGTTGCTGATTCTGGAAACTTAAGTCAAATATCCAATTTCATCCTAGTTCTACCTTCCTTTAACCTCTTTCAAAGAAGTCTGAGAAACCAGTAGGTGATGTTGAGCATCAGGGTTCATTTATGGCCAGGGTCCATTTAATAGTTCATCATTCACAATTGGATCCCAAAATCCAGCATTTTCAATCATTTTCTCCAAGTAAAGCAGATGATAAATAAGAAAGTAATTCTTTGATGATTCCAATAATTTGATCTCTCAAATTGGGTGGTGTAGTTAGACAAGTTTCCACTGCATCAAGATTACTGCATCTGCAGCTTGACCAGTTTGACCAGAGTCAGAGAAACATTATGGCATAGTTTCAAAcacaaaatgacattttgttgttggtggtggttcttttgttttttcttttgttttgagaaaggatctcactaagttgccaaggtagGTCTcaaacccatgatcctcctgcctcagtctcctaagtagatggaattacaggcacatgccaccatgtccaaaatatgatttttttttaataaaaccaaaacatttctctttttctggacttctcctgaatgctatgtatttcacattaaaaatgaaagagctacattttaaaatgagatctaTATGATTTGGGACTTGCTCTGCCACTCtttgttcatttaacaaatacttcTTTATCATCTGCTCCAAGTCGCACATTTGCTAGGTAGAAGGAATGCTGTGGCAAACCAAACTCTTACAGACCCTGCCCCATGCAGTGTTCTTTCTTGCTTATGCTTCTGAGTCTTGAGATTTTTGGAATGTAGTTTAACCTCTGCAAATCTCAATTTTTCCTTTGCAAAGTGAGAGTATTAATCAGCACCTTATAGTGTTTCAAGAGAAATTTAAGATCATGTAAATAAAGCCCCCAACATAAAATAGATATCCAATTATTCACTTCCTATAACAAAAGATTCCTGAAGAGCAGAAATACCTATTTCTGTATTAATTAGGGTACTTCTAGATGAATACTAAAATTTTATGGGTTCCTGTAAGACTCATGATACACATTATACCCTTCAAAAGGCTTCAGTGAAAAAATCCGCTTAGAAGCTAACCAATAAGAGGGAAATGGGTCACCAACTAAGCTGATTACACTCCAGGCTTTCCACTCATGACAGATATATTTGAAGGAGTTCCCATTCAGTCTAACTGTGCAATCTGGATAGATCTCTAGAGTTCCTCTCAAAGTCCAAATccaaggggttggggttgtagctcagtggtagagtgcttgcctagcatgtgtgaagccctgggtttgaccctcagcaccacataaagataaataaaggtatcatgtacatctacaactaaaaatataaacataaatatatatgaaagaaaatccaaaacaaaGAGCGTGCTATGGGTACAAAGTTCGTGGTTGACATGGAGATGCCTAGACCTCCTTTCAAGAGATGACTTTATGCCCAGCTACAAAAGTGCTTTTGTGAAGTCAGGTCCTTTCCAAAGCAGCCTACATCCAGTGGCTGAGGGTGGTGAGGGATCAGAGCCTGGCCAGTTTGACCTGAAGGGGGAACACTTCTGATAGGCAGTTCTTACTCTAGAGTCCTCTGTCAAGTTTGCCAAGACCTCATCAAACTTGCTTCATGTGGAAAACAAGTAATTCGATCTACAGATATACAAAAACACCAGTgaattcctttctctcctcttaaCCCAAAATATAAAAGCTGAAAGACTCTTCCTCCTTACCTACAATTTTTCTGCCCATTCCATGCTAACATTATCAAATAAATCCAACGTCACCAACTTTCCAGAAGCGATTTGCTCCAAGACTATGAAGAACACCAGCTGGCATGTACCATCTCTGGAATCATGTaggccacttccctctgcccattCTCCTTTCCTGATCCCCTGAGCCTCTTGTTTCCTAATTTGTCACATAAAGTAGCTATGTTGGGAGTTAAGACAGGAGGCTAGGACAATTCAATCCTCCTTGGGTAATGTCATTCAGCTTAAATAACATGTGGTTAACTGTATCCCCTAAATTCAAGAGACCCTGTCAACAAAGAGAAGAATATTTCCACTCCATCTCCCCTTTTGCAGGGTGATTTTAGAAACTTGGCTCTTAAGAGTTCTTGGCAGAGACAGAGTCACAGGAGAGGACTTACTCTGCTTATGAAACTGTTAGACATGAATAACTTCTAGGAGGCATCTCACTGGCTTGTCTTAATAGAATCTTCATGAGAAAGTATCCTATCTGCTCAGTTGGAAGATGCTGCTCATTCCCCAatattagccaaactcagaaataGCCCAGATAGAGAAATAGACAATCTATCAGAGAGCAGGCatgctgtctttcctttttctctagcTTAAGTTCATTCCCGCACCCTTCATCTGTACCAAGCATGTTTAGATGGTTCCTTTGGCTACCCATACTCTGCAGTATGTCTGTGGTACACACAGAAGACCACATTTCCAAGACCCCATGAAATACATGGGCCATGTGATTCATATTCTGGCTAATGAAATGTTAGAGTAGATGATGTTTCAGAAGTCCCTACATGATCCCCTAGTTTCACTTTTTCCATGTTGGAGCAACCATGAACATTCCAGATGGTGGAACTTCCATCAGCCTGGGTCCTTGTGAGAGTTAAGTGAAGCAGAACCCTCCCTCCACTCACATTTCCCACATTTCCCACTCACTCTAGTAGACTCTGTAAgagcaaaaatgaatttttatgtgttAAGCCACTGAAATATGGGAATCATTACCATAGTATATATCTAATCTATCCTGCCTACAATGTACTTGCaactaaataaaatgtgttcaagTACTTTTAAATCAATGTTTGTTTTTACTAGATTATACCatagttaaaaccaaaatttcTAGCTCTAATCCTCTAAAAGGACCACTCACTAAGCCCCTTAATTGAGagcttaggatttttttttttttttttttttagtaccagaaattgaattcagaggctcttaaccactgagccacaatcccagtcctttatttattttttattttgagacagggtcgaagtttcttagagcctctctaaattgctgaggttagctttgaacttgcaatctcttgcctcagcctatgAAGTCACTGAGaatacaggcatgagccactgcacctggccgaTATCctagttggtttttgtttgtttgtttgtttgtttgttttgatgtgaAGCTGAGTCAggggatttattttttgtttgtttgctttttagtggcaatcttttttaattttgatttattgtacagaaatggggtacaactattgtttctctggttgtacacaaagtagggtcgcaccatttgcgtaatcatacatatacatagggtaatgatgtttgtctcattctattatttttccttcccccgaccCTGATAGCCTTGTTTTGATAGCACATATTCAATTTCCAGAACACAATTTCTGGCTTTTTGTGTCCTACAACTTAGGCAACTGCAGATAAGTGACACTGGACACACCCTCTGCCTGGTCAAGAGGAATATAGCCATGTTATAGTCAGGCAGGAAAAGACATGACAGAGATGTCATGATTCCAACAAACTCTGAAATTGACTTCCAGGGGCAGCACACTGCAGGACCACCATAGTTCAGACTAATCTTCAACATTGAAGACTAGAAATTTTTTTCCAAGACATTCAGAGTTCATTCAATTTTCAGGGACTGACTCATATACTAAAGGATTAATATATAAATCAGACACCTTTTTTAACatggtaatttttgttttcctttttgagtGACTTAAATATTCATGAGCACAATTAAGAATGACTCTTCCCTATAATAGCAAACAGGGAAAGACAGAACATATAAAGGAAGGCTGATGAGTAAGCATTGGGAGGCTGACCATCTTGGAGACCATGATCATCCAGACAATGAAGATAGGCCCTAATTAGTCACTGGAAAATCTGAACCTCCCCTCTATTAGGTATACTAACTAATCTTGCTTTCAaggtactgattttttttcttccaataaaaCTGGGTAGATATTAGTTGTCTTTGGGCCAATAGTTGTTCAGTCTTAATTGATTCAGACAATCACTTAAAGGCAACATCTTAATCATTTCACCTAGTGACTTCCTCATCTGTTGTACTTTAATTCTGATTTGTGGGGTATCTATCACTCTCATGTATCAAGCAGTCAGAATGAGTCTCAAGTCTCCAAAGACACTACAGAGTACTAACACAAGTATAGATGAGGGACTGGCAAACAACAGCCTATAGGTCAAACCCagtttttcacttgtttttaaaaataaaattttattgtaaaacacTAATAACCACTAACCAAcatattgtctgtggctgcttttgcATTCCATCAAGGACTGAATAGCaccacctaaaatatttactatgtggtTTCACAGAAAAGCCTTGCTGACCCCAATATGGACAGTGTCCTTGTTATTGTCCAACCAAATAATTTATCTTACCAATGCCTGTGACTCACAAGTTATAATCAAATGCACCCTCCAGATGACAGCAGAACATACCCAAATATGGAAGCTCCATGCTTCTATGCCTAGTTGTTCTCATGGTTCAGATCCTAGGGTTCAGTGGTTccaaaaaaatttccatttttcatggTGAACCTGCTGTGGACTACATTCCAGAGATCAATACTGATAAAGACCCTCAACCTGGCCAGGTTAAAGGTTAAGACTTGgattccaaaagagaaaatatcactCCCCTATAAAAGTCCCTCAACACTTTAattctcaattttcttatctgtaaaatcaAATAGCCTAACCACCATTGTTGGTTGTTGTGAGCATCAAATTCAAGAAAACTGAGGGAAATGCATTATAAGGTCTTTACAAATGTGAGGGGAAAACAGAGACTTCAGGAATCAGTATATTACTCTGATTTATATCTAGTGAGTGTTCACATGTGGGATCTCTTGCATGACACCAACAAAATAAGTTCCTTAGATCACTTGCTGTTCCCAAATTTCCACAGTGATTATCCCAAAGACTTAACACCAGGCACCTCACTAGAGCCCAGCTCTGCAGACAGGGAACACATTAAGCCTTCCCTGCTGACACTCACATTGTCCTGTACACAGACTCAGCATCAGAGTGGTTTCCTACCTTAAGGCAAAACTAAACAAGATTCCCGGACTAGCCTGCTGAGGGactaggaagaaaggaaggtaggCTCCAAGACACTTTGAGAAGCCCCGGTAAGTTTCAGTAAGAATCATTTTAAGTGTTGTGACATGGGGGCAGGTCCCGGGTGCCAGACAGTATTGGGTGTGAAGTACCCTCTGCCAAAGAGGGTCTCTTCAATCTCTCCCATCTTGACCTGCAGAGAGCAAATGAGCAGAGGTCTCTTAGGCAACATCCAAATCTCTACAATTTATTGAAAATCAAATGATTATCTCTAGGCAAAATAATACCCAGGGAATAAATGTTAGAATTCAGTGAGGGCACAGTGTAGATgagtggtgtgtgtttgtgtgtgtgtgtgtgtgtgtgtgtgtgtaaatatgaCTAATGTATAGAGAGACTGTCTGTGTGAGTACCTATGAGTTAGCATAAATGTAACCAAAAGGCGGAATAGGAGACTGGAAGGGATTGTTGCCAGCGGAGCCCAACTGCTGTGTCCAATTCCAGAGCTTCCACAGCCTAGTTGTGTAATTGTGGgcaatatagaaaattaaatcCCTGTTCAGCAAATATCTGCTGCCCCACCAGCACCTCTATGGGAGAGGTGTCCTTACTTACCCTGTTAAAGTTGTGTTTGGCCATGAGACTACTTTGGCAGATAGAATGTGGACATAAGTGTGCCAATACTGAACTAAGAACTTAAGAGGCATTAATGACTTTGCTCATTCCTCTGATGTCATCTGACCTCACCATGAGCATAGCCTTCCCCAGGTAGCCACTGTTACTTTCCAGTCCAGGACCCATATCAGGGACACAGAGCAGAACACCCATCAATACAGAGACCATGAATGTGAAAATAAGTGTTTTTTACCATCAACCactaagtttttgttttatttgttatataCCCCAAACTGGTGGATACAGGCAAAATACTTCCCTATTTCTTCTCCAGGAAAATGGAGAAGAGGGTGGTGCCTGCTACAAATGGTGGTTAGAAGATTTAAATGAGTTCATGCATACAAAGTATTTAGAACACTTCCTGGTACACAGTAAATGCTTAATAAGTGTTAACTGCCGTGACTGCTGTTGATGTAAATGTATGAGTAAGCAGGTACCCAAGCAATAAGAATGAGTGAGTATGCAGTCAGGCTTCAGAGTGAGTGTGTAAGAGCTGAAGAAGGAAAGCATATGGACAGGGCAGGTGTGAGGGGGAGCCGCCCTCAGCAGAAGTACTCGTTGATCCTTCTGCCCCCGCTGGTCCCCAGAGCCTGAGAATCCAGGCTGGAACGGGCTGAAAGAAGCCTGTCGGCCTCACTAAGGCTGTGCCGAGACAGCTCCTCTGAACCGTCATCGCTGTGGCCCAGCCTCTCCAGGTTGACGTAGGCGCCCGTGGCCTCCGTGGGGCCCCGGGTGCGGCACTTGCGGTAGCGCCTCCGGAGAGCTCCGCAGCAGACAAGCAGTGTGGGCGGCAGGGCGATGATGGCAGCCACGCTGATCACCACCACGTTGATGAGCCGCTGGGTGCCCTCGGCATCCACCATCTGGTCGGTGGAGAAGATGACGCATTGCTCCTTCCGTGGCACCAGGCCCCGCACACAGACACATGCCACATACTTGGTCTTGGGTGCCAGTCCCTCGATGGTAACACTGGTCTTCCCCGGTGGCACGATCACGCGGCGCATGTCATGCTGCCCAAAAACTGTGTAAAGGACACTAAAGGCCGTTGTGTTCCCAGCCAGGGGGGCCTTCCATACCAAGGACACGCTGTGGTAAGTGTCCCCCACCACCTTGAGAGATTTCACTATCCGGGCCTCCTGGGGTTCAGCCTGCCTTTCCCAGAGCTCTCCTGGGGCACCCATCTGGAAGTGTTGGAGGGCCAACTTCTCCTTCAGGTTGGGCACAGAGGTCCCGATGGCCAGGACTGCAGGTTCAGGAATATGGGGGACATGTCGGGCCACCAGCTTGTTGTTATAAACAGCAGCTTCCACCCCTTCCCCTGTCCTTGCCCAAAGTGCCCCTGGAATCCCACTCTGTTCTGTGGATGTCTGGGGCTCTGTGACAATCAGGGAGATAAGAGTCTCAGAGGCTCCCAGGAAGTTCTTGGCCTGGCAGATGTAGTCTCCAGAGTCCAGGTGAGACACTGCAGGCAAGTCCAACAGAGTCCAGCTTGCACCGTCACCGGAGACTTCCTGGTGCACTaggggaagaagaagaacatttgagaaaatgaatgGGCTCATCCTCTCCAAATTTCCTCCCAGAGCCAAGTTCCTGGGCTACATATGCTGTACTAAATATCCTGTCATCCTGAGAAATCACTGGCAGGCATTCAACTTTCAAGTCATTCAAGAGCCAGCTCACTAGGCCACTCAGGGCCCAGTTCCTTGCCTTGTAGCTGTATAACCTTGGCTTAGATGAACCAAGAAGATCAAGATTACCCAGGCTCAAATTTGGGTGAGTCCCTGGAACTCCAGGCTGATGCAAAGGCTAAGAATAAACTGCTCTCTAAATCTGAGATGTTCAAATCTGAGATGCTCTGGAGTTTTTGCAGAGGTGATGCTCAGGGGTGGCAGGCAGAtatgttgggggtggggagtcaGGGAGTGAACATGAGGCTGAGAGCCAGCTGGAGGTGCCCTGCCCACCCTGCTCACCCCCATTGCTGCTTCAGTTTGCCTTCCTGTTTCACATTGTGAAATTTTTGTACCATTGTGTTTGTAACTTTCATTCAAACTCACTATACTAGAGCAATGGTTACCAACCGAGTTGGGGGAGACACAGAAGAAAGCTGGGAGGGTTGTGAGATTTTCTGATTAGATGCTAAGGAGTCATTTCTCCTTAACCCCCTCTCTGTCTATGGATGGCTCCTGCCATCGCCCCCTACCCTGCTACCACCATGACAGAAATGAGTCATTTCTGCTCACACAGTCTAGCCAAAGTAGTACACGCTGTGGAGTCACCTTGACTGTATTGGAATCCCAGCTCCTTCTTTATGTGGGCTGTGTGACATAGGCCAAGCATTTAGCTTCTCAGAGCCTGCATGTACTTGTATGCAAAATAAGAATATCAGTTACTCTTTAAAATTCAACATTATGGGCATAAATTCACTTAATACAGTGATAAACTCACATGAGGAGCTCAATAGATTGCAACTCATCTCATTATTCCTGGCTTAATATTTCAACTGGAAAACTTACTATAAATATTCAATACACTAAAAGAGTTGTTTTCTACCAAAAATTTCAGTCTTTATTCCTCTTAATAACAGCCCAAAGTCTGTATAACTGTAGCTGgtagggtatatatatataacaggaCAGTTCAAGAGTTGTTTTCATCATTAAATCCATTGTCCCCATACAGCCTCTGGGCAGGTCTATCCAACTCCATTGGAAAAATGGGTGCCCAACCTAACTTAGACTACTTCCCTCTGACCCTGGCCACTTCCTGTTTGGAATGTTGATCCACCCACCCCAGTTCAGGTGCTCAGCACAGAAGTCCCTATAACTCACATACCTGTGCCATTGAGTGGGTGCCCGTTGGCTCTCCTCCAGCTCATCTCAGGTCCAGGGACTCCAGTGGCTCCACATCGCAACAATACTGCACTTCCCAAAGGGGACTTGATGCTGGTCACCCCTGGAAGGAGCTCTGGGCCCTGGCACCTCCTGAGCTCCAGCTGGCTGAAGGCCACTCCAGCCAGATTACGTGGTGTGGCACACCTCAGTCTGGCCTCAATGAAGACCAAGTTTGGGACCCAGCCATCCAGCAGGCGGACCAGGTCATAGAGTTGGCAGTCACACACCCAGGGGTTGTCCTGCAGCCCTGCAGCAGTGAGAGAGAAGACAAGAGGTGAGCCCTGGATGCTTTGGTACACAGGCTAGTCTCCCTTTCCCCTCAGAGAGGATGAAGCGGGTCCTCAACTCAGAGGCAGCAGAGCTCTTAGCCTTGATAGCTGTAAACCCTAACGCCTGTTTTTTCATCATGCATGATAGCATTATTTCCCTTCAAGGTTTATGTAAacataaataaagatatatcATTAAGCA includes the following:
- the Lrit1 gene encoding leucine-rich repeat, immunoglobulin-like domain and transmembrane domain-containing protein 1, whose protein sequence is MWVAVAMLWILTLGGSHQARGSCPSQCSCGLHILGDGNKARTVVCSDPDMTLPPASIPADTCRLRVERTAIHRVPGEAFRTLGRLEQLWLPYNALAELSVLMLRGLRRLRELRLPGNRLATFPWAALRDAPQLRLLDLQANRLTALPPEAARFLGNLTFLDLSSNQLMRLPQELLLTWVQLKTGPFLPGHHSRLVLGLQDNPWVCDCQLYDLVRLLDGWVPNLVFIEARLRCATPRNLAGVAFSQLELRRCQGPELLPGVTSIKSPLGSAVLLRCGATGVPGPEMSWRRANGHPLNGTVHQEVSGDGASWTLLDLPAVSHLDSGDYICQAKNFLGASETLISLIVTEPQTSTEQSGIPGALWARTGEGVEAAVYNNKLVARHVPHIPEPAVLAIGTSVPNLKEKLALQHFQMGAPGELWERQAEPQEARIVKSLKVVGDTYHSVSLVWKAPLAGNTTAFSVLYTVFGQHDMRRVIVPPGKTSVTIEGLAPKTKYVACVCVRGLVPRKEQCVIFSTDQMVDAEGTQRLINVVVISVAAIIALPPTLLVCCGALRRRYRKCRTRGPTEATGAYVNLERLGHSDDGSEELSRHSLSEADRLLSARSSLDSQALGTSGGRRINEYFC